A single region of the Lotus japonicus ecotype B-129 chromosome 4, LjGifu_v1.2 genome encodes:
- the LOC130711596 gene encoding probable serine/threonine-protein kinase PBL17 isoform X1, which translates to MGICFSIEEQNRLSVSDSNSKPKSAVGHESGRSTPTPLGSMNIKELQQGAGYSNVHIFTYEELRLATKHFRPDLILGEGGFGVVYKGVIDDSVRSGYKSTEVAIKELNREGFQGDREWLAEVNYLGQFSNPNLVKLIGYCCEDEHRLLVYEYMASGSLEKHLFRRVGSTLTWSKRMKIALHAAKGLAFLHGAERPIIYRDFKTSNILLDADFNAKLSDFGLAKDGPMGDQTHVSTRVMGTYGYAAPEYVMTGHLTARSDVYGFGVVLLEMLIGRRALDKSRPSREHNLVEWARPLLNHNKKLLKILDPKIDGQYSSKTAIKVAHLAYLCLSQNPKGRPLMSQVVEILENFQTKGENEEDQVFQSGGSSITIYEVPKGSNDKPTEG; encoded by the exons ATGGGGATTTGCTTCAGCATTGAAGAGCAAAACCGCCTCTCGGTCTCGGATTCAAATTCAAAGCCTAAATCTGCAG TAGGACATGAATCTGGTCGATCAACGCCAACTCCATTAGGCTCCATGAATATCAAGGAACTTCAACAAGGTGCTGGATACAGCAACGTTCACATTTTCACGTACGAGGAGTTGAGGCTCGCCACCAAGCACTTTCGTCCTGACTTGATTTTGGGTGAGGGTGGCTTTGGAGTTGTGTATAAAGGAGTCATAGATGATAGTGTCAGGTCTGGTTACAAATCCACTGAAGTCGCCATTAAGGAGCTTAATCGCGAAGGATTTCAAGGCGATCGGGAATGGCTC GCTGAAGTTAACTATTTAGGTCAATTCAGCAATCCAAATCTCGTGAAGCTTATTGGTTACTGCTGCGAGGATGAACACCGGCTATTGGTTTATGAATACATGGCGAGTGGGAGCCTGGAGAAGCATCTTTTCCGCA GAGTGGGCTCAACATTGACTTGGTCAAAAAGAATGAAGATTGCTTTACATGCTGCGAAAGGGCTTGCTTTTCTTCATGGTGCAGAAAGGCCCATCATATATCGTGACTTCAAGACATCGAACATCTTGCTAGATGCG GATTTCAATGCAAAACTTTCAGACTTTGGCCTTGCAAAGGATGGGCCGATGGGTGACCAAACCCATGTTTCAACACGAGTAATGGGCACATATGGATATGCTGCACCTGAATATGTTATGACTG GGCATTTGACAGCACGAAGTGATGTGTATGGTTTTGGGGTGGTGCTACTTGAAATGCTTATTGGTAGGAGAGCATTAGACAAGAGCAGGCCCAGCCGAGAGCATAACTTGGTTGAGTGGGCACGCCCACTGTTGaatcataataaaaaactaCTGAAAATTTTAGACCCAAAAATAGACGGGCAGTATTCAAGTAAAACTGCGATAAAGGTGGCACATTTAGCATACCTATGTCTTAGCCAAAACCCCAAAGGCAGACCTCTCATGAGCCAGGTTGTTGAAATTCTTGAAAACTTTCAAACAAAGGgagaaaatgaggaagatcaAGTGTTTCAAAGTGGTGGTAGCAGTATAACCATTTATGAGGTACCAAAAGGCAGCAATGACAAACCAACTGAGGGGTGA
- the LOC130711596 gene encoding probable serine/threonine-protein kinase PBL17 isoform X2 — protein sequence MGICFSIEEQNRLSVSDSNSKPKSAGHESGRSTPTPLGSMNIKELQQGAGYSNVHIFTYEELRLATKHFRPDLILGEGGFGVVYKGVIDDSVRSGYKSTEVAIKELNREGFQGDREWLAEVNYLGQFSNPNLVKLIGYCCEDEHRLLVYEYMASGSLEKHLFRRVGSTLTWSKRMKIALHAAKGLAFLHGAERPIIYRDFKTSNILLDADFNAKLSDFGLAKDGPMGDQTHVSTRVMGTYGYAAPEYVMTGHLTARSDVYGFGVVLLEMLIGRRALDKSRPSREHNLVEWARPLLNHNKKLLKILDPKIDGQYSSKTAIKVAHLAYLCLSQNPKGRPLMSQVVEILENFQTKGENEEDQVFQSGGSSITIYEVPKGSNDKPTEG from the exons ATGGGGATTTGCTTCAGCATTGAAGAGCAAAACCGCCTCTCGGTCTCGGATTCAAATTCAAAGCCTAAATCTGCAG GACATGAATCTGGTCGATCAACGCCAACTCCATTAGGCTCCATGAATATCAAGGAACTTCAACAAGGTGCTGGATACAGCAACGTTCACATTTTCACGTACGAGGAGTTGAGGCTCGCCACCAAGCACTTTCGTCCTGACTTGATTTTGGGTGAGGGTGGCTTTGGAGTTGTGTATAAAGGAGTCATAGATGATAGTGTCAGGTCTGGTTACAAATCCACTGAAGTCGCCATTAAGGAGCTTAATCGCGAAGGATTTCAAGGCGATCGGGAATGGCTC GCTGAAGTTAACTATTTAGGTCAATTCAGCAATCCAAATCTCGTGAAGCTTATTGGTTACTGCTGCGAGGATGAACACCGGCTATTGGTTTATGAATACATGGCGAGTGGGAGCCTGGAGAAGCATCTTTTCCGCA GAGTGGGCTCAACATTGACTTGGTCAAAAAGAATGAAGATTGCTTTACATGCTGCGAAAGGGCTTGCTTTTCTTCATGGTGCAGAAAGGCCCATCATATATCGTGACTTCAAGACATCGAACATCTTGCTAGATGCG GATTTCAATGCAAAACTTTCAGACTTTGGCCTTGCAAAGGATGGGCCGATGGGTGACCAAACCCATGTTTCAACACGAGTAATGGGCACATATGGATATGCTGCACCTGAATATGTTATGACTG GGCATTTGACAGCACGAAGTGATGTGTATGGTTTTGGGGTGGTGCTACTTGAAATGCTTATTGGTAGGAGAGCATTAGACAAGAGCAGGCCCAGCCGAGAGCATAACTTGGTTGAGTGGGCACGCCCACTGTTGaatcataataaaaaactaCTGAAAATTTTAGACCCAAAAATAGACGGGCAGTATTCAAGTAAAACTGCGATAAAGGTGGCACATTTAGCATACCTATGTCTTAGCCAAAACCCCAAAGGCAGACCTCTCATGAGCCAGGTTGTTGAAATTCTTGAAAACTTTCAAACAAAGGgagaaaatgaggaagatcaAGTGTTTCAAAGTGGTGGTAGCAGTATAACCATTTATGAGGTACCAAAAGGCAGCAATGACAAACCAACTGAGGGGTGA
- the LOC130711596 gene encoding probable serine/threonine-protein kinase PBL17 isoform X3: MNIKELQQGAGYSNVHIFTYEELRLATKHFRPDLILGEGGFGVVYKGVIDDSVRSGYKSTEVAIKELNREGFQGDREWLAEVNYLGQFSNPNLVKLIGYCCEDEHRLLVYEYMASGSLEKHLFRRVGSTLTWSKRMKIALHAAKGLAFLHGAERPIIYRDFKTSNILLDADFNAKLSDFGLAKDGPMGDQTHVSTRVMGTYGYAAPEYVMTGHLTARSDVYGFGVVLLEMLIGRRALDKSRPSREHNLVEWARPLLNHNKKLLKILDPKIDGQYSSKTAIKVAHLAYLCLSQNPKGRPLMSQVVEILENFQTKGENEEDQVFQSGGSSITIYEVPKGSNDKPTEG; encoded by the exons ATGAATATCAAGGAACTTCAACAAGGTGCTGGATACAGCAACGTTCACATTTTCACGTACGAGGAGTTGAGGCTCGCCACCAAGCACTTTCGTCCTGACTTGATTTTGGGTGAGGGTGGCTTTGGAGTTGTGTATAAAGGAGTCATAGATGATAGTGTCAGGTCTGGTTACAAATCCACTGAAGTCGCCATTAAGGAGCTTAATCGCGAAGGATTTCAAGGCGATCGGGAATGGCTC GCTGAAGTTAACTATTTAGGTCAATTCAGCAATCCAAATCTCGTGAAGCTTATTGGTTACTGCTGCGAGGATGAACACCGGCTATTGGTTTATGAATACATGGCGAGTGGGAGCCTGGAGAAGCATCTTTTCCGCA GAGTGGGCTCAACATTGACTTGGTCAAAAAGAATGAAGATTGCTTTACATGCTGCGAAAGGGCTTGCTTTTCTTCATGGTGCAGAAAGGCCCATCATATATCGTGACTTCAAGACATCGAACATCTTGCTAGATGCG GATTTCAATGCAAAACTTTCAGACTTTGGCCTTGCAAAGGATGGGCCGATGGGTGACCAAACCCATGTTTCAACACGAGTAATGGGCACATATGGATATGCTGCACCTGAATATGTTATGACTG GGCATTTGACAGCACGAAGTGATGTGTATGGTTTTGGGGTGGTGCTACTTGAAATGCTTATTGGTAGGAGAGCATTAGACAAGAGCAGGCCCAGCCGAGAGCATAACTTGGTTGAGTGGGCACGCCCACTGTTGaatcataataaaaaactaCTGAAAATTTTAGACCCAAAAATAGACGGGCAGTATTCAAGTAAAACTGCGATAAAGGTGGCACATTTAGCATACCTATGTCTTAGCCAAAACCCCAAAGGCAGACCTCTCATGAGCCAGGTTGTTGAAATTCTTGAAAACTTTCAAACAAAGGgagaaaatgaggaagatcaAGTGTTTCAAAGTGGTGGTAGCAGTATAACCATTTATGAGGTACCAAAAGGCAGCAATGACAAACCAACTGAGGGGTGA
- the LOC130711597 gene encoding 26S proteasome regulatory subunit RPN13: MSSSSDAFPAIQEIMLEFRAGKMSLEGKRVVPDTRKGLVRIARGEEGLVHFQWLDRTLNVIEDDQIIFPNEAVFEKVNQASGRVYILKFNTDDRKFFFWMQESNADNDSQLCSSVNDYINRQLDFLGEEELNGDLPLQVSEDMAEDDISSRAANLFAPNLGVEATSDVTSSGPVRLEDLQRILGNIGSADSIIDPDGGLGLGDILKPDLIMPLMEMLSLEQHLAPYLPEGKWSPEDILELLQSPPFRQQVDSFTYVLKTGQIDLSQFGIDPSKYKFTVLSFLEALEDSVLKSVEPEESRQDDLRSQSCNRHDPMDESK; encoded by the exons ATGAGTTCATCTTCCGATGCTTTTCCAGCAATCCAG GAAATTATGCTGGAGTTCCGTGCTGGTAAAATGTCTCTTGAAGGAAAGAGGGTTGTTCCCGATACCCGCAAAGGACTCGTTCGTATTGCTAGG GGTGAGGAAGGACTAGTTCATTTTCAGTGGCTCGATCGCACACTAAATGTTATTGAAGAT GATCAGATAATATTTCCCAATGAGGCTGTTTTTGAGAAG GTTAATCAAGCATCTGGAAGGGTTTACATATTGAAGTTCAATACTGATGATAGAAAGTTCTTCTTCTGGATGCAG GAATCAAACGCTGACAATGACTCACAACTGTGTAGCTCTGTGAATGATTACATCAACAGACAACTAG ACTTTCTTGGTGAAGAAGAGCTTAACGGAGATCTCCCACTTCAAGTTTCTGAAGATATGGCTGAGGATGACATCTCATCTAG AGCTGCAAACTTATTTGCCCCAAACTTGGGTGTGGAAGCAACTAGTGATGTCACATCTTCTGGTCCGGTTAGACTGGAAGATCTCCAAAGAATATTGGGTAACATTGGGTCTGCAG ATAGTATTATTGACCCTGATGGAG GTTTGGGACTTGGTGATATATTGAAGCCTGACCTGATAATGCCATTGATGGAGATGTTATCATTGGAGCAGCATTTAGCTCCCTATTTACCTGAG GGTAAGTGGTCTCCAGAAGATATATTGGAGTTATTGCAGAGCCCACCTTTCCGTCAGCAAGTAGATTCATTTACTTAT GTACTTAAAACAGGACAGATAGATTTGTCTCAGTTTGGGATTGATCCAAGTAAAT ACAAGTTCACAGTTTTGTCTTTTCTCGAGGCTCTTGAGGACTCTGTGTTGAAGTCGGTGGAGCCTGAGGAATCCAGGCAAGATGATTTGAGATCTCAATCTTGTAATCGCCATGACCCAATGGATGAATCTAAGTAG